Proteins from one Falsibacillus albus genomic window:
- a CDS encoding NADH-quinone oxidoreductase subunit A — protein MELLHVYQNSTIILLLFLILGILLPIVALTLGRMLRPKVRDEAKETTYESGIEPFHDSRVQFNVRYYMFALLFVIFDVETIFLYPWAVAYNELGLFSLVEIVIFVAMLFIGLIYAWKKKVLTWI, from the coding sequence TTGGAGCTGTTGCATGTCTATCAAAATAGCACGATCATTCTGTTATTGTTTTTGATCCTTGGCATTCTGTTACCCATTGTGGCGTTGACCCTTGGCCGGATGCTTAGGCCGAAGGTGAGAGATGAAGCGAAGGAGACGACGTATGAAAGCGGGATTGAGCCGTTCCATGATTCAAGGGTTCAATTCAATGTCCGTTATTATATGTTTGCGTTGTTGTTTGTCATTTTTGATGTGGAGACGATTTTCCTTTATCCGTGGGCAGTGGCTTACAACGAGCTTGGCTTGTTTTCGCTGGTGGAAATCGTGATTTTTGTGGCGATGTTGTTCATTGGCCTTATATATGCTTGGAAAAAGAAGGTGCTAACGTGGATTTAA